In Thermanaerothrix sp., the following proteins share a genomic window:
- a CDS encoding dicarboxylate/amino acid:cation symporter, producing the protein AVQYTVACTVAGRNPLKAIINMIPAYVTAIGTQSSAATIPVTLRQTKENQVSEDVADFVIPLCATIHLSGSTITITSCSIAVMMMHGIPFSFSTMFPFIMMLGLMMVAAPGVPGGAIMAALGILQSMLGFGPDMQALMIALYIAQDSFGTACNVTGDGAIAILVDKLKGSVVKAAKA; encoded by the coding sequence GCGGTGCAGTACACCGTGGCCTGCACCGTGGCGGGCAGGAACCCCCTAAAGGCCATAATCAACATGATCCCCGCCTACGTCACCGCCATAGGGACCCAGTCGTCGGCGGCCACCATACCGGTGACGCTCCGGCAGACCAAGGAGAACCAGGTCTCCGAGGACGTGGCGGACTTCGTCATCCCCCTATGCGCCACCATACACCTGTCTGGAAGCACCATCACCATAACCAGCTGCTCCATCGCGGTCATGATGATGCACGGCATACCCTTCTCCTTCTCCACCATGTTCCCCTTCATCATGATGCTGGGGCTCATGATGGTGGCGGCCCCCGGCGTCCCCGGAGGGGCCATAATGGCGGCCTTGGGCATACTGCAGTCCATGCTGGGCTTCGGGCCGGACATGCAGGCCCTCATGATAGCCCTCTACATAGCCCAGGACAGCTTCGGCACCGCCTGCAACGTGACCGGCGACGGGGCCATCGCCATCCTGGTTGACAAGCTCAAGGGCTCGGTGGTCAAGGCCGCGAAGGCGTAA
- a CDS encoding molybdopterin-binding protein has protein sequence MEVRIVKVEEAVGHQLAHDLTQIDPKSGYKGARFKRGHVVAPEDLPVLLSMGREHLQVLKLDADEVHEDDAALMMARLVAGEGLTVEGPDEGRCTLRAAHNGLLLFNGAFVDRINQDGDWVFSTLEEGRPVKASQPVAAFRIRPLVVKRRQVDRALAAAEPIRVLPFRPLKVGLVTTGSEFRKGLSEDAFRPRLEGKLRFFGGSLVGQWFASDRMEEIAASVKEALDAGAELVICTGGMSVDVDDRTPGAIRSLCDRISFQGVPSLPGSMLMLGWAGDVPVVGAPACVVHDERTTLDRLLPFLFAGLDVPEGQVRRWGVGGLCCRCEACFFPNCSFAWG, from the coding sequence GTGGAGGTAAGGATAGTTAAGGTGGAGGAGGCGGTGGGGCACCAGCTGGCCCATGACCTCACCCAGATAGACCCGAAGAGTGGCTACAAGGGGGCCCGGTTCAAGCGGGGGCACGTGGTTGCCCCTGAGGACCTGCCGGTCTTGCTTTCCATGGGGCGTGAGCACCTTCAGGTGCTGAAGTTGGATGCCGACGAGGTGCACGAGGACGACGCGGCCTTGATGATGGCCCGGCTGGTGGCGGGGGAGGGGTTGACGGTGGAGGGCCCCGACGAGGGCCGGTGCACCTTGAGGGCGGCCCACAACGGGCTTTTGCTTTTCAACGGTGCCTTCGTGGACAGGATAAACCAGGACGGGGACTGGGTGTTTTCCACCCTTGAGGAGGGCCGTCCCGTGAAAGCCTCCCAGCCGGTGGCGGCCTTTAGGATAAGGCCCTTGGTGGTTAAAAGGCGCCAGGTGGACAGGGCCTTGGCGGCGGCGGAGCCCATTCGGGTGCTACCCTTCAGGCCCCTCAAGGTGGGGCTTGTGACCACCGGCTCGGAGTTTAGGAAGGGTCTTTCGGAGGACGCCTTCAGGCCCCGCCTTGAGGGGAAGCTCCGATTTTTCGGGGGTTCCCTTGTGGGGCAGTGGTTTGCGTCGGACCGGATGGAGGAGATCGCCGCATCCGTCAAGGAGGCCTTGGATGCCGGGGCTGAGCTGGTGATCTGCACCGGCGGCATGAGCGTGGACGTGGACGACCGGACCCCCGGGGCCATAAGGTCCCTGTGCGACCGCATATCCTTCCAGGGGGTGCCTTCGCTGCCCGGGAGCATGCTGATGCTGGGCTGGGCGGGGGATGTGCCGGTGGTGGGGGCTCCCGCCTGCGTGGTGCACGACGAGCGGACCACGTTGGATAGGCTCTTGCCCTTTCTCTTCGCCGGGTTGGACGTGCCGGAGGGGCAGGTCAGGAGGTGGGGTGTCGGTGGCCTCTGCTGCCGTTGCGAGGCCTGCTTCTTCCCCAACTGCTCCTTCGCCTGGGGCTAG
- a CDS encoding ABC transporter ATP-binding protein, which yields MAGERCVEFRMAHSLGSFRIEASFSMGGESCVLFGPSGSGKSSLLRAMAGLLRPREGYMSLGGRVLMDTERGVFVPPEGRCVSLCFQSLALFPHMTALENVGYGVKGRGSEKRRRALEWLERVHMKGLEGRYPHQLSGGQRQRVALARALAAEPELLLLDEPFSALDGPLRRNLRREIRELQRETGIPMVYVTHNMDDVCALGDRVVIMRDGQVRGVFSAQGMWELGRSGEVFGALGWGNLLEGRLVRTHGGWSLESPFGEVFLGVREGLEEGPGRVFVSPEAVKPVYQDVPIQEDLRRNLFEGVVEEVLPLPSFVRLEVRSHRSWQVDVPRSSSFALTVREGMTARFTIPPWAVEVIPCSKA from the coding sequence ATGGCAGGGGAACGCTGCGTTGAGTTCAGGATGGCCCATTCCCTTGGGAGCTTCCGCATTGAGGCGTCGTTTAGCATGGGCGGCGAGTCCTGCGTGCTCTTCGGCCCCAGCGGATCTGGGAAGTCCAGCCTTTTGAGGGCCATGGCGGGGCTTCTGCGTCCCCGGGAGGGGTACATGAGCCTTGGGGGTCGGGTGCTCATGGACACCGAAAGGGGGGTTTTCGTGCCCCCCGAGGGGCGATGCGTGAGCCTTTGCTTCCAGTCCTTGGCCCTTTTTCCCCACATGACCGCGTTGGAGAACGTGGGGTACGGTGTGAAGGGACGAGGGAGTGAGAAGCGCAGGCGGGCTTTGGAGTGGCTTGAGAGGGTTCACATGAAGGGCCTTGAGGGCAGGTATCCCCACCAGTTGTCCGGCGGCCAGCGCCAGAGGGTGGCCCTAGCGAGGGCCCTGGCGGCGGAGCCGGAGCTATTGCTGCTGGACGAGCCCTTCAGCGCCCTGGACGGGCCCTTGAGGAGGAACTTAAGGCGCGAGATCCGGGAGCTCCAGCGGGAGACTGGGATACCCATGGTGTACGTGACCCACAACATGGACGACGTTTGCGCCCTTGGGGACCGGGTGGTGATAATGCGGGACGGCCAGGTGCGGGGGGTCTTCTCCGCCCAAGGCATGTGGGAGCTGGGAAGGTCCGGGGAGGTCTTCGGCGCCCTTGGCTGGGGCAACCTGCTGGAGGGGCGCCTTGTGAGGACCCATGGGGGGTGGAGCCTTGAGAGCCCCTTCGGGGAGGTCTTTCTAGGGGTTCGGGAGGGGCTTGAGGAGGGTCCCGGCAGGGTCTTCGTGTCCCCCGAGGCGGTGAAACCGGTTTATCAGGACGTGCCCATCCAGGAGGACCTAAGGCGCAACCTGTTCGAGGGGGTGGTGGAGGAGGTGCTTCCGCTGCCGTCCTTCGTGAGGCTGGAGGTGAGGTCCCATAGGAGCTGGCAGGTGGACGTTCCCAGGTCCTCGTCCTTTGCGTTGACGGTTCGGGAGGGGATGACCGCCCGGTTCACAATACCCCCCTGGGCGGTAGAGGTGATCCCCTGTTCTAAGGCTTAA
- a CDS encoding ABC transporter permease subunit, whose amino-acid sequence MRLLLDALLISIKVLAIDAPVLAVLGAAMGWVLSRWSFRGREALGLLLQLPVVMPPSVLGFYLLLLLAKTPGLRGAGVLFSFPAAVIGSIAPSLPLMIQSARGAFGSVDRTLEEAARVLGASRLRVFFTVTLPLCRRQLGIGLALSCARALGDFGVTLMLAGNVPGSTQTLPLYIYSQVETLNFEAAHLASGLLAMVGVGCLLLIRVMENGRGTLR is encoded by the coding sequence GTGAGGTTGTTGCTGGATGCGCTTTTAATAAGCATCAAGGTGCTCGCCATAGACGCGCCGGTGCTTGCGGTTCTTGGGGCGGCCATGGGGTGGGTTCTGTCCCGGTGGAGCTTCAGGGGGCGGGAGGCGCTGGGGCTTCTTTTGCAGCTGCCGGTGGTGATGCCCCCGTCGGTGCTGGGGTTTTATCTACTGTTACTTCTGGCCAAGACCCCGGGCCTCAGGGGGGCGGGGGTGCTGTTCTCCTTTCCCGCCGCGGTGATAGGCTCTATAGCCCCGTCGCTGCCGTTGATGATCCAGTCCGCCCGAGGGGCCTTCGGGTCCGTGGACAGGACGTTGGAGGAGGCCGCCCGGGTTCTTGGGGCGTCGAGGCTGCGGGTGTTCTTCACCGTCACGCTTCCCCTTTGCAGGCGGCAGTTGGGGATAGGCCTTGCGCTTTCCTGCGCCAGGGCCCTGGGGGACTTCGGGGTCACGTTGATGCTGGCGGGCAACGTGCCGGGTTCCACCCAGACCCTGCCGCTTTACATATACAGCCAAGTGGAGACGCTGAACTTCGAAGCCGCCCATCTGGCGTCGGGGCTTTTGGCCATGGTGGGGGTGGGATGTCTTTTGTTGATCCGGGTGATGGAGAATGGCAGGGGAACGCTGCGTTGA
- the modA gene encoding molybdate ABC transporter substrate-binding protein, whose translation MARGLGRFLSLLLCSAWVLGISPAVSFGEARELSVAVVFGFKPPMEKILGQYKAGGVRLSVSYGTSGELARQVTLGAPYRVFICSDQRWADMLKSKGLVKRSFELASNPVVLWSPSDSPLEIKDLGKFKLAIPDPVTAAYGMKAKEYLEKAGLWESMASKGMLIIGGGPQRAALVAKTGMAKGAVIGRSVAMDMKEGSFVELPVKAPVFTVLVLKGASREDEDFAEYFKTQDSVRRILEGSGFKPLR comes from the coding sequence ATGGCAAGGGGGTTGGGGCGATTTCTGTCCCTGTTGCTGTGCTCCGCGTGGGTCCTTGGGATATCCCCTGCGGTTTCCTTCGGTGAAGCCAGGGAGCTCAGCGTGGCGGTGGTGTTCGGCTTTAAGCCCCCCATGGAGAAGATCTTGGGCCAGTACAAGGCCGGCGGCGTCCGCTTGAGCGTCTCCTACGGCACCTCCGGGGAGCTTGCAAGGCAGGTCACGCTTGGGGCCCCCTACAGGGTCTTCATATGTTCCGACCAGCGTTGGGCGGATATGCTGAAGTCCAAGGGGCTTGTAAAGCGCAGTTTCGAGCTTGCCTCCAACCCGGTGGTGCTCTGGAGCCCAAGCGATAGCCCCCTTGAGATCAAGGACCTTGGCAAGTTCAAGCTTGCAATCCCGGACCCGGTCACCGCCGCGTACGGAATGAAGGCCAAGGAGTACCTTGAGAAGGCGGGGCTTTGGGAATCCATGGCCTCCAAGGGGATGCTGATCATTGGAGGCGGTCCCCAGAGGGCGGCGCTGGTGGCCAAGACCGGCATGGCCAAGGGGGCCGTCATCGGAAGGAGCGTGGCCATGGACATGAAGGAGGGGTCCTTCGTGGAGCTGCCGGTTAAAGCCCCGGTCTTCACGGTCCTGGTCCTCAAGGGGGCTTCCAGGGAGGATGAGGACTTCGCGGAGTACTTTAAGACCCAGGACTCGGTGAGGAGGATCCTGGAGGGCTCCGGGTTTAAACCCCTGAGGTGA
- a CDS encoding DUF364 domain-containing protein, which produces MGGVFAVLDEVIGRVMDLAAGRIGLDTPISVRVLSPVEAIGSPEWDFPLLKGKEKLMEAEVLGARGQAFSPFARDFNGTVGELLSMDSRDPYVRSLKVAFANGAVRLLGLDGRTVHCRDSAPTKCALEFKAQLRERLGPEGNVVILGLQRAILWGAVEAVGPQRVRVLDLQDENIGLEVHSVTVLDGSKDLERALEGAKAALVTGSSFANGTFEGVAKACGDAGCQVILYGTTGAALSALMGVERWCFFGE; this is translated from the coding sequence ATGGGGGGTGTCTTTGCGGTGCTTGATGAGGTTATTGGTAGGGTGATGGATCTTGCGGCGGGGCGGATAGGGTTAGACACCCCCATTTCGGTGCGGGTTCTGTCCCCTGTGGAGGCCATAGGGAGCCCCGAGTGGGATTTCCCGCTGCTTAAGGGCAAGGAAAAGCTCATGGAGGCGGAAGTTTTGGGGGCCAGGGGGCAGGCCTTTTCACCCTTCGCCAGGGACTTCAACGGCACCGTTGGGGAGCTCTTGTCCATGGACTCGCGGGATCCCTACGTTAGGTCCCTCAAGGTGGCCTTCGCCAACGGGGCGGTGCGGCTTTTGGGGCTTGACGGCCGGACGGTGCACTGCCGGGACTCGGCCCCCACAAAGTGCGCCCTTGAGTTCAAGGCCCAGCTTAGAGAGCGGTTAGGCCCCGAGGGGAACGTGGTCATCCTTGGCCTTCAGCGGGCAATCCTTTGGGGGGCCGTGGAGGCGGTGGGGCCTCAAAGGGTGAGGGTGTTGGACCTTCAGGATGAGAACATAGGGCTTGAGGTCCACAGTGTCACCGTCCTGGACGGCTCCAAAGACCTTGAGAGGGCCCTTGAGGGGGCCAAGGCGGCGCTTGTCACCGGCTCGTCCTTTGCGAACGGGACCTTCGAAGGTGTGGCCAAGGCCTGCGGGGACGCGGGCTGCCAGGTCATACTCTACGGCACCACAGGGGCCGCCCTTTCGGCCCTCATGGGGGTGGAGCGCTGGTGCTTCTTCGGGGAGTGA
- a CDS encoding phenylalanine--tRNA ligase beta subunit-related protein — MESRVWESVFQVLPDFRRAVLVVRGADNRRPVPELEERFEELARRIREDPSVEVDPRLLDLEEAFRSMGFNPKRMPPSVVNLVRRIRKGGSVPFVNPLVGIFNCVSLMGLVPCGGDDLRAAEGDLELRPARGDEVYRPLGRPEEEENPREGEIIYVDSKSLQVFCRCWCWKNGDVSKITQDTSDVAINVDTIGHVSRDELMDLASWAARAAERHLGAKTWIGYLDRDNRSFVMP, encoded by the coding sequence GTGGAGAGCAGGGTATGGGAGTCGGTGTTTCAGGTTTTGCCCGATTTCAGGAGGGCGGTGTTGGTGGTTAGGGGCGCAGACAACCGAAGGCCTGTCCCGGAGCTGGAGGAGCGTTTCGAGGAGCTGGCGCGCCGGATACGGGAGGATCCTTCGGTGGAAGTGGACCCTAGGCTTTTGGACCTGGAGGAGGCCTTCAGGTCCATGGGGTTCAACCCCAAGAGGATGCCCCCATCGGTGGTGAACCTGGTGCGCCGGATACGGAAGGGAGGGTCGGTGCCCTTCGTGAACCCCCTGGTGGGCATCTTCAACTGCGTGAGCCTTATGGGCCTTGTGCCATGCGGGGGAGACGACCTTAGGGCGGCGGAGGGGGACCTGGAGCTTAGGCCCGCCAGGGGCGATGAGGTGTACAGGCCCCTTGGAAGGCCCGAGGAGGAGGAAAACCCAAGGGAGGGGGAGATAATCTACGTGGACTCCAAGAGCCTCCAGGTTTTCTGCCGGTGCTGGTGCTGGAAGAACGGGGACGTGAGCAAGATAACACAGGACACCAGCGATGTGGCGATAAACGTGGACACCATTGGGCATGTGTCCCGGGATGAGCTGATGGATTTGGCCTCCTGGGCCGCCCGGGCGGCGGAGCGGCACCTGGGGGCTAAGACATGGATCGGCTATTTGGACAGGGATAACAGGTCCTTTGTGATGCCCTGA
- the ilvN gene encoding acetolactate synthase small subunit has protein sequence MGHTLSILAEDHPGVLMRIAGLIYRRGYNIQSLSVGPTHEEGISRFTVVIQSDRREIFPLMGQLRKLVEVLGVEELQEDNSLDRRIALIKVRCPIHARQEVLRLGEVFRCRVVDLCDGSITFEVTGDRRKVEACMRVFDPYGILEAASSGSVCMSRSAPSEDEEPVRPPVALAC, from the coding sequence ATGGGACACACTCTAAGCATCCTGGCGGAGGACCACCCGGGGGTCCTCATGAGGATAGCGGGGCTCATATACCGGCGGGGGTACAACATCCAAAGCCTCAGCGTGGGCCCCACCCACGAGGAGGGCATATCCCGCTTCACCGTGGTCATCCAATCGGACCGGCGGGAGATCTTCCCCCTCATGGGGCAGCTTAGGAAGCTCGTGGAGGTGCTGGGAGTTGAGGAGCTCCAGGAGGACAACTCCCTGGACCGCCGCATAGCCCTGATAAAGGTGAGATGCCCCATCCACGCAAGGCAGGAGGTCCTTCGGCTAGGAGAGGTCTTCCGTTGCCGGGTGGTGGACCTGTGCGACGGCTCCATAACCTTCGAGGTCACCGGCGACCGCCGGAAGGTGGAGGCCTGCATGCGGGTCTTCGACCCCTACGGGATCCTGGAGGCCGCCTCATCGGGTTCGGTGTGCATGAGCCGCTCGGCCCCATCGGAAGACGAAGAGCCGGTGCGACCGCCGGTGGCGCTGGCGTGCTGA
- the ilvC gene encoding ketol-acid reductoisomerase — translation MARVFYDRDGDLGFLKDKTVAVLGYGSQGHAHAQNLKDSGVSVVVGLKEDSPSADLARSHGFEVLPVKDAAARGDVVMFLMPDHLQGEVFQWIREALKPRAALAFAHGFSIRYGTVTPPEDSDVFMIAPKSPGHLVRRMYQEGKGVPALMAIHQDRSGQCRQVALAYGCALGSGRAGIIETTFEEETETDLFGEQAVLCGGVTELVKAGFETLVEAGYQPEIAYFECLNELKLIVDMMFEGGLSWMRYSVSDTAKYGDMTAGPRVVNSSSREAMKELLKDIRSGEFARRWLEENRSGRPQMSRWMRKEAEHPIEEVGRSLRSMMPWMEPKKPPQSERR, via the coding sequence ATGGCAAGGGTTTTCTACGATCGGGACGGGGATCTGGGCTTTCTAAAGGACAAGACGGTGGCCGTACTGGGGTACGGAAGCCAGGGGCACGCCCACGCCCAGAACCTCAAGGACTCCGGCGTCTCCGTGGTGGTGGGGCTCAAGGAGGACAGCCCCAGCGCGGATCTTGCAAGGTCCCATGGCTTTGAGGTGCTTCCCGTCAAGGACGCCGCCGCAAGGGGGGACGTGGTGATGTTCCTCATGCCGGACCACCTGCAGGGGGAGGTCTTCCAGTGGATCCGCGAGGCCCTGAAGCCCCGGGCGGCGCTGGCCTTCGCCCACGGCTTCTCCATCCGCTACGGCACCGTGACCCCCCCGGAGGACTCGGACGTCTTCATGATAGCCCCCAAGAGCCCGGGGCACCTGGTCCGCCGCATGTACCAGGAGGGCAAGGGGGTGCCGGCCCTCATGGCGATCCACCAGGACCGGTCCGGCCAGTGCCGGCAGGTGGCGCTGGCCTACGGATGCGCCCTGGGCTCCGGTAGGGCCGGGATCATAGAGACCACCTTCGAGGAGGAGACCGAGACGGACCTCTTTGGGGAACAGGCTGTGCTCTGCGGCGGCGTGACTGAGCTCGTGAAGGCGGGCTTCGAGACCCTGGTGGAGGCGGGATACCAGCCGGAGATCGCCTACTTCGAGTGCCTCAACGAGCTCAAGCTCATCGTGGACATGATGTTCGAGGGGGGCCTTTCCTGGATGCGCTACTCCGTGAGCGACACCGCCAAGTACGGCGACATGACCGCGGGCCCTAGGGTGGTCAACTCATCATCCCGTGAAGCCATGAAGGAGCTCCTTAAGGACATCCGATCCGGTGAGTTCGCAAGGCGCTGGCTTGAGGAAAACCGGTCAGGACGGCCCCAAATGTCCCGCTGGATGCGAAAGGAGGCGGAGCACCCCATCGAAGAGGTGGGCCGATCCCTCCGCTCCATGATGCCCTGGATGGAGCCTAAAAAACCACCACAGTCGGAAAGGAGGTAG
- a CDS encoding 2-isopropylmalate synthase: MERVRIFDTTLRDGEQAAGVNLNLQEKLRIAQRLDQMGVDVIEAGFPAASDGDFEAVKAVGSAVSCTVAGLARTREQDILRAFEALKGAARPRIHVFIATSPIHMEYKLKMTPGEVLSEIRKGVGLARSLVEDVEFSAEDASRSDMSFLKEAYMAAAEMGASTLNVPDTVGYAQPEEFGAFVKALIDSMGPASVVWSVHCHDDLGLAAANSLAAVAAGARQVECTVNGIGERAGNASLEEVVMALKTRRDFFGLDTGINTRHLYPVSRLVSRLTGVPVPPNKAVVGDNAFAHESGIHQHGMLANRNTYEIMNPEDVGAPSSCLVLGKHSGSHAFKERIREMGYQLSDQELKEAFKLFKDLCDRKKSVTNEDIEAILEDRVMGAMEDSRYELVSFSVQAGTDAAHASVTLRLDGQEVTDAAAGNGPVEAAYKAIDRITGLNPELREFRITAVSGSADSLGEASVELSLNGTSSLGRWASTDVIGSAIGAYVNALNRLTARERVVNRA, from the coding sequence TTGGAAAGGGTACGGATATTCGACACCACCCTGAGGGACGGGGAGCAGGCGGCGGGGGTAAACCTCAACCTCCAGGAGAAGCTGAGGATAGCCCAAAGGCTGGATCAGATGGGTGTGGACGTGATAGAAGCGGGGTTCCCCGCCGCCTCCGACGGGGACTTCGAGGCGGTGAAGGCCGTGGGCTCCGCGGTGTCCTGCACCGTAGCGGGCCTAGCCAGGACCCGGGAACAGGACATCCTGAGGGCCTTCGAGGCCCTTAAGGGGGCGGCCCGCCCGAGGATACACGTGTTCATAGCCACGAGCCCCATACACATGGAGTACAAGCTGAAGATGACCCCCGGGGAGGTCCTCTCGGAGATCCGGAAGGGGGTGGGGCTCGCCAGAAGCCTGGTGGAAGACGTGGAGTTCTCCGCCGAGGACGCCTCAAGGTCGGACATGAGCTTCCTCAAGGAGGCCTACATGGCCGCCGCGGAGATGGGGGCCTCCACCCTCAACGTGCCCGACACGGTGGGATACGCCCAGCCGGAGGAGTTCGGGGCCTTCGTAAAGGCCCTTATCGACTCCATGGGGCCCGCATCGGTGGTATGGTCCGTCCACTGCCACGACGACCTGGGGCTTGCGGCGGCCAACTCCTTAGCGGCGGTGGCGGCGGGGGCAAGGCAGGTGGAGTGCACCGTGAACGGCATAGGCGAAAGGGCGGGCAACGCATCACTGGAGGAGGTGGTCATGGCCCTCAAGACCCGCCGGGACTTCTTCGGGCTGGACACGGGGATAAACACAAGGCACCTGTACCCCGTAAGCCGCCTGGTAAGCCGGCTCACCGGCGTTCCGGTGCCGCCCAACAAGGCGGTGGTGGGGGACAACGCCTTCGCCCACGAGTCAGGGATACACCAGCACGGCATGCTCGCCAACCGGAACACCTACGAGATCATGAACCCCGAGGACGTGGGGGCCCCCTCCTCATGCCTGGTGCTGGGCAAACACTCGGGCAGCCACGCCTTCAAAGAACGGATAAGGGAGATGGGCTACCAGCTCAGCGACCAGGAGCTCAAGGAGGCCTTCAAGCTCTTCAAGGACCTTTGCGACCGCAAGAAGTCGGTCACCAACGAGGACATCGAGGCGATCCTGGAGGACCGGGTGATGGGGGCCATGGAGGACTCCCGCTACGAGCTCGTAAGCTTCTCCGTCCAGGCGGGGACCGACGCCGCCCACGCCAGCGTGACCCTCAGGCTGGACGGCCAGGAGGTGACCGACGCGGCGGCGGGCAACGGCCCGGTGGAGGCGGCCTACAAGGCCATAGACCGGATAACGGGGCTCAACCCGGAGCTCAGGGAGTTCCGCATAACCGCCGTGAGCGGAAGCGCCGACTCCCTGGGGGAGGCATCGGTGGAACTCTCCCTCAACGGGACCTCCTCCCTTGGCAGATGGGCGTCCACGGACGTGATCGGCTCCGCCATAGGGGCCTACGTGAACGCCCTAAACCGGCTCACCGCAAGGGAAAGGGTGGTCAACCGTGCCTAG
- a CDS encoding 3-isopropylmalate dehydratase large subunit: MPRTLIQQILARHGGDGEPGSIVEARVDFAFANDITAPPAIEEFRRMGAKRVFDPERCAIVPDHFTPPKDIGSAEQLKACRRFSMEQGMLFFEPGKCGVEHAFLPEEGYVLPGDIAVGADSHTCTMGALGAFGTGMGSTDLAALWALGKTWFKVPHSIKVRLEGTPGPFVSGKDAMLHLIGQLGVDGARYMALEFQGEGVQSLSMDSRFTMANMGIECGAKGALFVPDEAVLRYANGNPKRPFEALYPDKGARYLREIVLPLDRLEPLAACPNLPSNVKPVRELRHVEVHQVFIGSCTNGRMEDLRSAASVLKGRRLAPSVRGVLIPASRRVFSAAMNEELLDVFMDAGFSICTPSCGPCLGGHLGILAKGEVCVSTGNRNFTGRMGHPESLVYLANPAVAAASGVKGRIADPRDLE, translated from the coding sequence GTGCCTAGGACCCTGATACAGCAGATCCTGGCCCGGCACGGAGGGGACGGGGAACCGGGGTCCATCGTGGAGGCCCGGGTAGACTTCGCCTTCGCCAACGACATCACCGCCCCTCCCGCCATAGAGGAGTTCCGCCGGATGGGGGCCAAAAGGGTCTTCGACCCTGAAAGGTGCGCCATCGTGCCAGACCACTTCACCCCTCCTAAGGACATCGGCTCCGCGGAACAGCTCAAGGCCTGCCGGCGGTTCTCCATGGAGCAGGGGATGCTCTTCTTCGAGCCCGGCAAGTGCGGGGTGGAGCACGCCTTCCTCCCCGAGGAAGGGTACGTGCTGCCCGGTGACATAGCGGTGGGAGCCGACAGCCACACCTGCACCATGGGGGCCCTTGGGGCCTTCGGGACCGGCATGGGCTCAACGGACCTTGCGGCCCTGTGGGCCTTGGGCAAGACCTGGTTCAAGGTGCCCCACTCCATAAAGGTACGCCTTGAGGGGACGCCGGGGCCCTTCGTGTCCGGCAAGGACGCCATGCTGCACCTCATAGGGCAGCTGGGGGTGGACGGGGCCCGCTACATGGCCCTTGAGTTCCAGGGGGAGGGGGTCCAAAGCCTCTCCATGGACTCCAGGTTCACCATGGCTAACATGGGCATCGAGTGCGGCGCCAAGGGGGCCCTGTTCGTTCCCGACGAGGCCGTCCTCCGGTACGCCAACGGGAACCCCAAAAGGCCCTTCGAGGCCCTCTACCCCGACAAAGGGGCAAGGTACCTTCGGGAGATCGTGCTCCCCCTGGACCGGCTGGAGCCCCTGGCGGCCTGCCCCAACCTGCCCTCCAACGTGAAGCCCGTGAGGGAGCTCAGGCACGTGGAGGTGCATCAGGTTTTCATAGGCTCCTGCACCAACGGCCGCATGGAGGACCTTCGAAGCGCCGCGTCGGTTCTGAAGGGCCGGCGCCTGGCGCCCTCCGTGCGGGGGGTGCTGATCCCCGCGTCCCGCCGGGTCTTCAGCGCCGCCATGAATGAAGAGCTGCTCGACGTCTTCATGGACGCTGGGTTCTCCATATGCACCCCCAGCTGCGGGCCCTGCCTCGGGGGACACCTGGGGATCCTAGCAAAGGGGGAGGTGTGCGTTTCCACCGGCAACCGCAACTTCACCGGCCGCATGGGACACCCGGAAAGCCTGGTTTACCTAGCAAACCCCGCGGTGGCCGCCGCCAGCGGCGTAAAAGGCAGGATCGCGGACCCCAGGGACCTGGAATAA
- a CDS encoding 3-isopropylmalate dehydratase small subunit, whose protein sequence is MVLEVIRGNAWTFGDHVDTDVIIPARHLTTHDPKELGRHCMEDAMPDFPKMVKPHDLIVAGENFGCGSSREHAPLAIMGCGVSCVIAASFARIFYRNAINVGLPIVEIQDPLGFAKAGDLLEVDLREGTVKNLSRGGLKTFPPMEGVAGEIVAAGGLVNRVRMLMAQGAPREVKG, encoded by the coding sequence GTGGTTTTGGAAGTCATAAGAGGAAACGCCTGGACCTTCGGGGATCACGTGGACACCGACGTGATAATCCCCGCGCGACACCTCACCACCCACGACCCAAAGGAGCTGGGCAGGCACTGCATGGAGGACGCCATGCCCGACTTCCCGAAGATGGTTAAGCCCCATGACCTCATCGTGGCGGGGGAGAACTTCGGATGCGGCTCCAGCAGGGAACACGCCCCCCTGGCCATCATGGGATGCGGCGTATCCTGCGTCATCGCCGCCTCCTTCGCCAGGATATTCTACCGGAACGCCATAAACGTGGGGCTGCCCATAGTGGAGATCCAGGACCCCCTGGGCTTCGCGAAGGCCGGGGACCTGCTGGAGGTGGACCTAAGGGAGGGGACGGTGAAGAACCTCTCCAGGGGAGGGCTCAAGACCTTTCCCCCCATGGAGGGCGTGGCGGGTGAGATAGTGGCCGCTGGAGGCCTTGTGAACCGGGTGAGGATGCTCATGGCCCAAGGGGCCCCAAGGGAGGTGAAGGGATGA